The proteins below are encoded in one region of Gambusia affinis linkage group LG07, SWU_Gaff_1.0, whole genome shotgun sequence:
- the parapinopsina gene encoding parapinopsin a, whose translation MQPPALLPNASFYMDPPEEPPLSRAGFIALSVIMAFFTVPAIVLNGTVIIVSLMHKQLRQPLNYALVNMAVADLGTAMTGGVLSVVNNAQGYFSLGRTGCVMEGFTVSLCGITSLCTVALIAVERMFVVCKPLGQVTFQKKHAVGGIVLSWLWSLAWNLPPLFGWGRYDLEGVGTSCAPDWHNTDPNNVSYLIAYFAVCFAFPLTLILVSYAKLLWTLHQVSKMACVEGGAVAKGEMKVASMVILMVLSFLVAWLPYAGLAMFVVCRPDAKIHPLVGTLPVYLAKSSTAYNPIIYILLNKQFQKYAVPFLLCGKESVEEDEASEATTTVEAMSTNKVAPS comes from the exons ATGCAGCCTCCTGCGCTTTTACCAAATGCTTCGTTCTACATGGATCCACCGGAGGAGCCCCCTCTGTCGCGAGCGGGCTTCATCGCACTCTCCGTCATCATGGCCTTTTTTACAGTTCCTGCCATTGTGCTGAACGGTACAGTGATCATCGTGTCCCTCATGCACAAGCAGCTGAGGCAGCCGCTCAACTACGCTCTGGTGAACATGGCCGTAGCCGACTTGGGCACAGCGATGACCGGGGGGGTGCTGTCGGTGGTCAACAACGCCCAGGGGTACTTCTCTCTGGGCAGGACAGGCTGTGTGATGGAGGGCTTCACTGTGTCCTTGTGTG gCATCACATCCCTGTGCACAGTGGCTCTGATTGCAGTGGAGAGGATGTTTGTGGTGTGCAAGCCTCTGGGACAGGTAACCTTCCAAAAGAAGCATGCCGTCGGAGGTATAGTCTTGTCTTGGCTCTGGTCTCTTGCCTGGAACTTGCCCCCACTCTTCGGCTGGGGCAGGTATGATCTGGAGGGTGTCGGGACGTCCTGCGCACCAGACTGGCACAACACAGATCCCAACAATGTCTCCTACCTCATTGCTTACTTTGCTGTGTGTTTTGCCTTCCCTCTCACTCTGATCCTGGTCTCATATGCAAAACTTCTGTGGACGTTACACCAG GTTTCAAAGATGGCCTGTGTGGAAGGAGGAGCTGTAGCTAAAGGGGAGATGAAGGTGGCGTCCATGGTGATTCTGATGGTGCTGTCATTCCTGGTAGCCTGGCTGCCATACGCCGGTCTGGCCATGTTTGTAGTCTGCAGACCTGATGCAAAGATTCATCCGCTGGTGGGCACGCTGCCGGTTTACCTGGCGAAAAGCAGCACTGCGTACAATCCCATCATCTATATCTTGCTCAACAAGCAG TTTCAGAAGTACGCGGTACCCTTCCTGCTTTGCGGGAAAGAGTCGGTGGAGGAAGACGAGGCGTCAGAGGCAACAACCACGGTGGAGGCCATGTCTACAAATAAAGTGGCTCCCAGTTGA
- the LOC122834295 gene encoding voltage-dependent calcium channel subunit alpha-2/delta-3-like isoform X1: MEGICRIQVLHTFLLLWIFIGWNVAAVAGSQQGIPLSVVKLWASAFGGEIKSISAKYSGSQLLQKELWSITAPRSGANSTSEASPPIRATSRLNPKITAACLWEESGGQRGSPRKYGESVQTAFRKRLQAQNPGLSCPEKYKEPEKSVRVEEIDGVKLVKDLAVKMEEMFQRKAEATRRLVEAAEEAHHQHEYNPDLQFEYFNAVLINEVGEDEKPVELGGEFILEPNEHFNNLSVNLSLSVVQVPTNMYNKDPDIMNGVYWSEALNKVFVENFERDPTLIWQYFGSAKGFFRQYPGVKWNSDQSISFDCRNRKWYIQAATSPKDVVILVDVSGSMKGLRLTIARQTVSSILDTLGDNDFFNIIAYNQEIHYVEPCLNGTLVRADTTNKDHFREHLDKLFAKGIGLLGEALTEAFTILNDFNQTGRGSVCSQAIMLVTDGATKMYDDVFEKYNWPDRKVRIFPYLIGRESAFADNLKWMACANKGYFSQISTLADVQENVMRYLHVMSRPKVIDHEHDTVWTEAYADSALSHAIELRSKSGPALTTTVAMPVFSTKNETKNQGILLGVAGTDIPLEELMKLIPKHMLGIHGYAFAITNNGYILTHPDLRPLYKEGQRRRKPYYSSVDLSEVEWEDKDDILRNAMVNRRTGTFSMDVKRTVDRGRRVLKMHNDYYYTDIKGTPFSVGVALSRGHGKYFFRGNVSMDAGLRDLEQPDVALADEWTYCNTEEKHEHRHLTQIQAIKLFMTSRRPHLKCDRELIQEVLFDAVVTAPLKSYWNSLALNKSENPDKGVEIAFLGTRTGLSRTNLFVPTVRNFLTAEDEEGVFNADHFPLWYRRAAEQVPGTFVYSIPFSTASESVVLASTAIQLLDDRKSPIVAAVGIQMKLEYFQRKFWTACRQCTALDGNCIISCDSEDINCYLIDNNGFILVTEEKSQTGLFFGEVEGAVMSKLLQMGSFKRINLYDYQALCREYAGSSDSARTLSDPFSMVKWLLTELVIFLLEFNLYSWWNVDLSVKAQRPQGKTMMVPCDTEYPAFVSERTIKETTGNVDCNGCVSSFVIQQIPSSNLFMVVVDNKCDCSAVDPVTMDPIEIKYNESLKCDRLKLQKDRKKPESCHPFHPEENAMECGSASRLSGCLAANLLTLIAATVSR; encoded by the exons ATGGAGGGAATCTGCAGGATCCAAGTCTTGCACacgtttcttcttctctggatCTTCATCGGCTGGAACGTGGCGGCGGTGGCGGGATCTCAGCAAGGAATCCCTCTGTCAGT CGTAAAGCTTTGGGCCTCTGCATTTGGCGgagaaatcaaatcaatttCTGCAAAGTACTCTGGCTCCCAGCTATTGCAAAAG GAGCTGTGGTCCATTACGGCGCCACGTTCGGGGGCCAACTCCACCTCTGAGGCCAGTCCCCCCATCAGGGCCACCAGCAGGCTGAACCCTAAGATCACAGCTGCCTGTCTTTGGGAAGAAAGTGGAGGGCAGCGAGGAAGTCCTCGAAAATACGGAGAAAGTGTCCAAACGGCATTTAGGAAGCGTCTCCAAGCCCAAAACCCAGGACTCTCCTGCCCAGAG aaatatAAAGAGCCTGAAAAGTCGGTCAGAGTGGAGGAGATTGATGGCGTGAAGCTGGTTAAAGATCTGGCTGTGAAGATGGAGGAGATGTTCCAGAGAAAAGCAGAGGCCACCAgg CGGCTGGTGGAGGCTGCGGAAGAAGCGCATCATCAGCACGAATACAACCCAGACCTGCAG tttGAGTACTTCAACGCTGTGCTGATCAACGAGGTGGGCGAAGACGAGAAACCCGTGGAGCTGGGGGGAGAGTTCATCCTGGAGCCCAACGAGCATTTCAACAACCTCTCAGTCAACCTGAGCCTCAGTGTGGTGCAGGTGCCCACCAACATGTACAATAAAG ATCCAGATATCATGAATGGGGTTTACTGGTCGGAGGCCTTGAACAAGGTGTTTGTAGAAAACTTTGAAAGAGATCCAACGCTTATCTGGCAGTACTTTGGAAGTGCCAAAGGTTTCTTCAGACAGTACCCCG GAGTAAAGTGGAATTCAGACCAGTCAATCAGCTTCGACTGCAGAAATCGGAAGTG GTACATCCAGGCAGCCACGTCTCCCAAAGATGTGGTGATCCTGGTGGATGTTAGCGGCAGCATGAAGGGTCTGAGGCTGACGATCGCCAGACAAACAGTGTCCTCCATTTTAGACACGCTGGGCGATAATGACTTCTTCAACATTATTGCT TATAATCAGGAGATCCACTATGTGGAGCCTTGTTTGAATGGTACGTTGGTCCGAGCCGACACAACCAATAAAGAC catTTCCGTGAACATCTGGATAAGCTGTTTGCCAAAGGGATCGGGCTGCTGGGCGAAGCGCTGACCGAGGCCTTCACAATCCTGAATGAT TTTAACCAGACTGGACGTGGCAGCGTGTGCAGCCAGGCCATCATGCTTGTGACGGACGGAGCTACGAAAATGTATGATGATGTTTTTGAGAAGTACAACTGGCCAGACAGAAAA GTGCGCATATTCCCCTACCTGATTGGGCGAGAGTCTGCGTTTGCAGATAACCTGAAATGGATGGCTTGTGCCAACAAAG GGTATTTTAGTCAGATCTCCACTCTAGCCGATGTCCAGGAGAACGTGATGAGGTACCTTCACGTCATGAGCCGTCCAAAGGTTATCGATCATGAACACGATACGGTGTGGACTGAAGCGTACGCGGACAGTGCT CTTTCTCATGCTATAGAG CTTCGCAGTAAATCGGGTCCAGCTCTGACAACGACAGTAGCAATGCCAGTGTTCAGCACAAAGAATGAAACG AAGAACCAGGGTATTCTGCTGGGAGTCGCTGGCACAGACATCCCGCTGGAGGAGCTGATGAAGCTCATCCCAAAACATATG TTAGGGATCCATGGATACGCTTTTGCAATCACAAATAATGGCTACATCCTGACGCATCCGGACCTCAGGCCTTTG TATAAGGAgggacagaggaggaggaagcctTATTACAGCAGCGTGGATCTCTCTGAGGTGGAGTGGGAAGACAAGGACGACATC CTACGTAACGCCATGGTAAACAGGAGGACGGGGACTTTCTCTATGGACGTGAAGAGGACCGTGGACCGAGGG AGGCGCGTTCTCAAGATGCACAACGACTATTACTACACCGACATCAAAGGAACTCCATTCAG TGTCGGAGTTGCTCTCTCCAGAGGCCACGGAAAGTATTTCTTCAGAGGAAATGTATCGATGGATGCAG GGCTCCGTGATCTGGAACAGCCAGATGTCGCCCTGGCAGATGAATG GACCTACTGCAACACGGAGGAGAAGCACGAGCATCGCCACCTGACCCAGATTCAAGCCATAAAGCTCTTCATGACTAGCCGCAGACCACACCTCAAAT GTGACAGAGAGTTGATACAGGAAGTGTTGTTCGACGCTGTCGTCACGGCTCCACTGAAGAGCTACTGGAACAGTCTGGCTCTCAACAAATCAGA GAACCCAGACAAAGGGGTGGAGATTGCATTCCTGGGCACACGGACTGGTCTGTCCAGGACAAACCTGTTTGTACCGACTGTCCG AAATTTCCTGACAGCGGAGGACGAGGAGGGTGTGTTTAACGCTGATCACTTCCCCCTGTGGTACAGGAGAGCGGCAGAGCAGGTCCCAGGCACATTTGTCTACTCCATCCCCTTCAGCACAG CTTCTGAGAGTGTGGTGTTGGCCAGCACAGCAATTCAGCTCCTCGATGACAGAAAGTCTCCAATTGTTGCTG CTGTGGGGATCCAAATGAAGCTCGAGTATTTTCAGAGAAAGTTCTGGACTGCCTGCAGACAG TGCACAGCTCTGGATGGAAATTGTATCATTAGCTGTGATAGTGAG GACATTAACTGCTACCTCATTGACAACAACGGCTTCATTCTTGTTACAGAGGAAAAATCTCAG ACAGGGCTTTTCTTTGGAGAGGTGGAGGGCGCCGTCATGAGCAAACTTCTCCAAATGGGCTCCTTTAAGAG AATCAACCTCTATGATTACCAGGCGCTTTGCAGAGAGTACGCCGGGAGCAGCGACAGCGCACGCACTCTGTCAGAC cctTTCTCAATGGTTAAGTGGCTCCTGACAGAACTTGTCAT TTTCCTGCTAGAATTCAACCTGTACAGCTGGTGGAACGTCGACCTCTCAGTCAAAG CTCAGAGACCTCAGGGTAAAACCATGATGGTGCCCTGCGACACAGAATACCCAGCCTTCGTCTCCGAACGCACCATTAAGGAGACAACAGGCAACGTTGACTGCAATGGTTGTGTTAG TTCTTTTGTCATACAGCAGATTCCCAGCAGCAACCTGTTCATGGTTGTAGTTGACAACAAGTGCGACTGCAGCGCCGTTGATCCTGTAACAATGGATCCCATCGAGATCAAGT ACAACGAGTCACTAAAATGTGACAGACTAAAGCTGCAGAAGGACAGGAAAAAGCCTGAGTCATGTCATCCTTTCCACCCGGAG
- the LOC122834295 gene encoding voltage-dependent calcium channel subunit alpha-2/delta-3-like isoform X2, whose protein sequence is MEGICRIQVLHTFLLLWIFIGWNVAAVAGSQQGIPLSVVKLWASAFGGEIKSISAKYSGSQLLQKELWSITAPRSGANSTSEASPPIRATSRLNPKITAACLWEESGGQRGSPRKYGESVQTAFRKRLQAQNPGLSCPEKYKEPEKSVRVEEIDGVKLVKDLAVKMEEMFQRKAEATRRLVEAAEEAHHQHEYNPDLQFEYFNAVLINEVGEDEKPVELGGEFILEPNEHFNNLSVNLSLSVVQVPTNMYNKDPDIMNGVYWSEALNKVFVENFERDPTLIWQYFGSAKGFFRQYPGVKWNSDQSISFDCRNRKWYIQAATSPKDVVILVDVSGSMKGLRLTIARQTVSSILDTLGDNDFFNIIAYNQEIHYVEPCLNGTLVRADTTNKDHFREHLDKLFAKGIGLLGEALTEAFTILNDFNQTGRGSVCSQAIMLVTDGATKMYDDVFEKYNWPDRKVRIFPYLIGRESAFADNLKWMACANKGYFSQISTLADVQENVMRYLHVMSRPKVIDHEHDTVWTEAYADSALRSKSGPALTTTVAMPVFSTKNETKNQGILLGVAGTDIPLEELMKLIPKHMLGIHGYAFAITNNGYILTHPDLRPLYKEGQRRRKPYYSSVDLSEVEWEDKDDILRNAMVNRRTGTFSMDVKRTVDRGRRVLKMHNDYYYTDIKGTPFSVGVALSRGHGKYFFRGNVSMDAGLRDLEQPDVALADEWTYCNTEEKHEHRHLTQIQAIKLFMTSRRPHLKCDRELIQEVLFDAVVTAPLKSYWNSLALNKSENPDKGVEIAFLGTRTGLSRTNLFVPTVRNFLTAEDEEGVFNADHFPLWYRRAAEQVPGTFVYSIPFSTASESVVLASTAIQLLDDRKSPIVAAVGIQMKLEYFQRKFWTACRQCTALDGNCIISCDSEDINCYLIDNNGFILVTEEKSQTGLFFGEVEGAVMSKLLQMGSFKRINLYDYQALCREYAGSSDSARTLSDPFSMVKWLLTELVIFLLEFNLYSWWNVDLSVKAQRPQGKTMMVPCDTEYPAFVSERTIKETTGNVDCNGCVSSFVIQQIPSSNLFMVVVDNKCDCSAVDPVTMDPIEIKYNESLKCDRLKLQKDRKKPESCHPFHPEENAMECGSASRLSGCLAANLLTLIAATVSR, encoded by the exons ATGGAGGGAATCTGCAGGATCCAAGTCTTGCACacgtttcttcttctctggatCTTCATCGGCTGGAACGTGGCGGCGGTGGCGGGATCTCAGCAAGGAATCCCTCTGTCAGT CGTAAAGCTTTGGGCCTCTGCATTTGGCGgagaaatcaaatcaatttCTGCAAAGTACTCTGGCTCCCAGCTATTGCAAAAG GAGCTGTGGTCCATTACGGCGCCACGTTCGGGGGCCAACTCCACCTCTGAGGCCAGTCCCCCCATCAGGGCCACCAGCAGGCTGAACCCTAAGATCACAGCTGCCTGTCTTTGGGAAGAAAGTGGAGGGCAGCGAGGAAGTCCTCGAAAATACGGAGAAAGTGTCCAAACGGCATTTAGGAAGCGTCTCCAAGCCCAAAACCCAGGACTCTCCTGCCCAGAG aaatatAAAGAGCCTGAAAAGTCGGTCAGAGTGGAGGAGATTGATGGCGTGAAGCTGGTTAAAGATCTGGCTGTGAAGATGGAGGAGATGTTCCAGAGAAAAGCAGAGGCCACCAgg CGGCTGGTGGAGGCTGCGGAAGAAGCGCATCATCAGCACGAATACAACCCAGACCTGCAG tttGAGTACTTCAACGCTGTGCTGATCAACGAGGTGGGCGAAGACGAGAAACCCGTGGAGCTGGGGGGAGAGTTCATCCTGGAGCCCAACGAGCATTTCAACAACCTCTCAGTCAACCTGAGCCTCAGTGTGGTGCAGGTGCCCACCAACATGTACAATAAAG ATCCAGATATCATGAATGGGGTTTACTGGTCGGAGGCCTTGAACAAGGTGTTTGTAGAAAACTTTGAAAGAGATCCAACGCTTATCTGGCAGTACTTTGGAAGTGCCAAAGGTTTCTTCAGACAGTACCCCG GAGTAAAGTGGAATTCAGACCAGTCAATCAGCTTCGACTGCAGAAATCGGAAGTG GTACATCCAGGCAGCCACGTCTCCCAAAGATGTGGTGATCCTGGTGGATGTTAGCGGCAGCATGAAGGGTCTGAGGCTGACGATCGCCAGACAAACAGTGTCCTCCATTTTAGACACGCTGGGCGATAATGACTTCTTCAACATTATTGCT TATAATCAGGAGATCCACTATGTGGAGCCTTGTTTGAATGGTACGTTGGTCCGAGCCGACACAACCAATAAAGAC catTTCCGTGAACATCTGGATAAGCTGTTTGCCAAAGGGATCGGGCTGCTGGGCGAAGCGCTGACCGAGGCCTTCACAATCCTGAATGAT TTTAACCAGACTGGACGTGGCAGCGTGTGCAGCCAGGCCATCATGCTTGTGACGGACGGAGCTACGAAAATGTATGATGATGTTTTTGAGAAGTACAACTGGCCAGACAGAAAA GTGCGCATATTCCCCTACCTGATTGGGCGAGAGTCTGCGTTTGCAGATAACCTGAAATGGATGGCTTGTGCCAACAAAG GGTATTTTAGTCAGATCTCCACTCTAGCCGATGTCCAGGAGAACGTGATGAGGTACCTTCACGTCATGAGCCGTCCAAAGGTTATCGATCATGAACACGATACGGTGTGGACTGAAGCGTACGCGGACAGTGCT CTTCGCAGTAAATCGGGTCCAGCTCTGACAACGACAGTAGCAATGCCAGTGTTCAGCACAAAGAATGAAACG AAGAACCAGGGTATTCTGCTGGGAGTCGCTGGCACAGACATCCCGCTGGAGGAGCTGATGAAGCTCATCCCAAAACATATG TTAGGGATCCATGGATACGCTTTTGCAATCACAAATAATGGCTACATCCTGACGCATCCGGACCTCAGGCCTTTG TATAAGGAgggacagaggaggaggaagcctTATTACAGCAGCGTGGATCTCTCTGAGGTGGAGTGGGAAGACAAGGACGACATC CTACGTAACGCCATGGTAAACAGGAGGACGGGGACTTTCTCTATGGACGTGAAGAGGACCGTGGACCGAGGG AGGCGCGTTCTCAAGATGCACAACGACTATTACTACACCGACATCAAAGGAACTCCATTCAG TGTCGGAGTTGCTCTCTCCAGAGGCCACGGAAAGTATTTCTTCAGAGGAAATGTATCGATGGATGCAG GGCTCCGTGATCTGGAACAGCCAGATGTCGCCCTGGCAGATGAATG GACCTACTGCAACACGGAGGAGAAGCACGAGCATCGCCACCTGACCCAGATTCAAGCCATAAAGCTCTTCATGACTAGCCGCAGACCACACCTCAAAT GTGACAGAGAGTTGATACAGGAAGTGTTGTTCGACGCTGTCGTCACGGCTCCACTGAAGAGCTACTGGAACAGTCTGGCTCTCAACAAATCAGA GAACCCAGACAAAGGGGTGGAGATTGCATTCCTGGGCACACGGACTGGTCTGTCCAGGACAAACCTGTTTGTACCGACTGTCCG AAATTTCCTGACAGCGGAGGACGAGGAGGGTGTGTTTAACGCTGATCACTTCCCCCTGTGGTACAGGAGAGCGGCAGAGCAGGTCCCAGGCACATTTGTCTACTCCATCCCCTTCAGCACAG CTTCTGAGAGTGTGGTGTTGGCCAGCACAGCAATTCAGCTCCTCGATGACAGAAAGTCTCCAATTGTTGCTG CTGTGGGGATCCAAATGAAGCTCGAGTATTTTCAGAGAAAGTTCTGGACTGCCTGCAGACAG TGCACAGCTCTGGATGGAAATTGTATCATTAGCTGTGATAGTGAG GACATTAACTGCTACCTCATTGACAACAACGGCTTCATTCTTGTTACAGAGGAAAAATCTCAG ACAGGGCTTTTCTTTGGAGAGGTGGAGGGCGCCGTCATGAGCAAACTTCTCCAAATGGGCTCCTTTAAGAG AATCAACCTCTATGATTACCAGGCGCTTTGCAGAGAGTACGCCGGGAGCAGCGACAGCGCACGCACTCTGTCAGAC cctTTCTCAATGGTTAAGTGGCTCCTGACAGAACTTGTCAT TTTCCTGCTAGAATTCAACCTGTACAGCTGGTGGAACGTCGACCTCTCAGTCAAAG CTCAGAGACCTCAGGGTAAAACCATGATGGTGCCCTGCGACACAGAATACCCAGCCTTCGTCTCCGAACGCACCATTAAGGAGACAACAGGCAACGTTGACTGCAATGGTTGTGTTAG TTCTTTTGTCATACAGCAGATTCCCAGCAGCAACCTGTTCATGGTTGTAGTTGACAACAAGTGCGACTGCAGCGCCGTTGATCCTGTAACAATGGATCCCATCGAGATCAAGT ACAACGAGTCACTAAAATGTGACAGACTAAAGCTGCAGAAGGACAGGAAAAAGCCTGAGTCATGTCATCCTTTCCACCCGGAG